One Besnoitia besnoiti strain Bb-Ger1 chromosome VIII, whole genome shotgun sequence DNA segment encodes these proteins:
- a CDS encoding diphthamide biosynthesis protein 2-related domain-containing protein (encoded by transcript BESB_084910), which translates to MRVSPPVASGARAATRPPLFASPSSEALEMLLEEAVKLYLPPNYDFEVQKSLRRLNAEKCRRVALQFPEGLLAWSLQLASILKFFSDTVEEVTVLSDVTYGACCVDDLTAAALGCDFLIHYGHSCLVPTTHASTFRNALKGAGDEGERKEGDAQSANGLGCLYVFVDILIDPLPLCDTLKQNFSPDARLALLGTIQYAKCLRAVSRQLQQEGFFRVPPFIPQRSPLTAGEVLGCTAPKLPASRGDAGEKREACACSASASSPSQPAGGAETSACCGRLSASSATARAQGGVRREAKSSGAAGSDDVEDVAASAANLQLAQLARGRAGEDGAIDTVIFIADGRFHLEACMIQNPSLQFLRYDPFVKRLFRESYNHAALHRSRQAAIAAARSATNVALLLSTLGRQGSVGILEDLMALLDEKGIPFCVILLSEISPQKLKPLTRQIDCFVQVACPRLSIDWGSDYAAGGRPVLTPYEVHVAFGQEKYRDIYPMDYYSKDGGVWSNYNTKAGHRSGSLAPVISPQDRKAQLRARLLARQKVQQGHA; encoded by the exons ATGCGAGTGTCCCCCCCtgtggcgagcggcgcgcgagcggcgacgcgtccgccgctgtttgcctcgccctcctctgaGGCGCTGGAGATGCTCCTCGAGGAGGCAGTCAAGCTTTACCTTCCGCCGAACTACGATTTTGAGGTCCAGAAGTCGCTGCGGCGTTTGAACGCAGAAAAGTGCCGGCGGGTGGCGCTGCAGTTCCCCGagggcctcctcgcctggtcgctgcagctcgcgtcGATCCTCAAGTTCTTCTCCGACACAGTCGAGGAGGTCACCGTCCTCAGCGACGTCACCTACGGTGCCTGCTGCGTGGACGATCTCACGGCGGCAGCTCTCGGATGCGACTTTCTGATTCACTACGGACACTCCTGTCTTGTGCCGACGACGCACGCCAGCACCTTCCGCAACGCGCTCaagggcgcgggagacgaaggcgagcggaaagaaggcgacgcacagAGCGCGAACGGCCTCGGCTGCCTCTACGTCTTCGTCGACATCCTGATCGAccctctccccctctgcGACACGCTCAAACAAAACTTCTCGCCTgacgcgcgtctcgcgctcctcgGCACCATTCAGTACGCAAAGTGCCTCAGG GCTGTGAGCCGTCAGCTGCAGCAAGAGGGGTTTTTTCGCGTTCCGCCCTTCATTCCGCAGCGATCGCCCTTGACCGCGGGCGAAGTCCTCGGGTGCACTGCGCCGAAGCTcccagcctcgcgcggcgacgcgggggagaagcgagaagcgTGTGCAtgctccgcctccgcttcgtctccttctcagCCGGCAGGTGGCGCTGAGActtccgcctgctgcggtcggctctctgcgtcatctgccacggcgcgggcgcagggcggggtacgccgcgaagcgaagtccagcggcgccgcggggtcGGACGACGTGGAAGacgtcgccgcgtccgccgcgaacCTCCAGCTGGCACAgctcgcgcgaggaagggcgggagaagacggcgcgaTTGACACGGTCATTTTCATTGCCGACGGGCGCTTCCACCTCGAGGCTTGCATGATTCAGAATCCCTCGCTGCAGTTCCTGCGATACGACCCCTTCGTCAAG CGGCTTTTTCGGGAGTCCTACAAccacgcggcgctgcatcGAAGCCGACAGGCGGCGATCGCGGCCGCACGCAGTGCCACGAAcgtcgcgctgcttctcagCACGCTGGGGCGCCAGGGGAGCGTAGGCATTCTTGAGGACCTTATGGCGCTTCTCGACGAAAAGGGGATTCCGTTCTGCGTCATTCTCCTCAGCGAGATCAGCCCGCAGAAGCTGAAGCCTCTCACGCGGCAAATTGACTGCTTCGTGCAG GTCGCCTGTCCGCGGCTGTCCATCGACTGGGGTAGCGACtacgccgctggcggccgtCCGGTGTTGACGCCCTACGAGGTCCACGTAGCCTTCGGGCAGGAGAAATACAGAGACA TCTATCCGATGGATTACTACAGCAAGGACGGAGGCGTGTGGAGCAACTACAACACAAAAG CGGGGCACAGGAGCGGCAGTCTGGCTCCAGTCATCTCGCCTCAAGATCGAAAAGCGCAATTGCgtgcgcggcttctcgcgcgacAGAAGGTACAGCAAGGTCACGCATAG
- a CDS encoding RNB family domain-containing protein (encoded by transcript BESB_084920): MAYSLLPGAAAAPEEEGRGRRRKKTDREEEGEDEEMQVDEAHEERKDAQDNRRLITFLKATRRGKIQKIVREIYLRDDLPCGIAGCCLCYDPTEETQQGVLSMDERLLLLDADVALRHIDFLQEDACVNNCLLLSSVLAEVKRRNLQTYAALMSLCRQAADESASESAHSFFKKEDGERSSRCHRKFAAFANDVFRSTFVERQEDETLEARDRRSLFAAARWLSDHVLAAGAAVGFEESRLGKVTILTNGKKRKAEALQKGLDALTVREFVEEMRAVFPAAGEKLAQMDEDEDDEEESILASSGENAAALQLQAAEKLRKRTAFYDAHMREEEINRKLKLGVLHKGKLRMAHDCCWRGVVLLPGGQEVRIRGKKNLNRAVEGDVVAVQLLAHEAAASGDAEGVKQEIPQTTSAGRAAATADESKFEAEAEIKEVEDDAQLFPTAEMTDDEENDEPAPLAAEDLKGKVVGIIRKNRREYCGTIRPFDNPFRVEAATSGLPSEVVFIPADPRIPNIILKTRRFEQLLNKRIVVVIDSWDRFSRNPRGHWTEILGEFGTAEAEANVILREQGVVSRDFSLASMRCLPPKTWSFADMPEAERQARLDLRHVCVCSVDPPGCKDIDDALSLEVLENGNYRVGVHIADVTYFLKEDTALDEEASERCTTVYLVERRTDMLPSLLTTDLCSLVGDQDRLAFSVLWEMTSEGDILSSSFHKTFIHSRAALTYAEAQNMIDDPGDKTELAENLRRLLFISQVIRRKRMEAGALQLASPDVQIIRDTLKDAGEEGEAKAKRQRPAKKPQGESEATAGADPPDDENYAEEVSQEEASDIALYQARDTNRMVEDFMLLANTTVAEKIVEYFPSASLLRRHPDPKEKQLQILSELLKGRGIHNFDFSSSKRLAASLNAVAKAAPDLDFLVRILTTRCMNQAVYFSSGDILSNAQSSKPSITSSLSSAPSALEVSPYFHHYGLAAPLYTHFTSPIRRYADVIVHRMLAAAVGIADVPRVCRNKQKLSQQCELLNLKHRNAQVAGRNSVQYHVYLYFKHKGAKEAVGTVTKVKKNGALVYIHKYGLEGIVFFKEQEYAFDADKQHLTHRSSGETIQIFDSLLVRIEAEHSNEFRPSVAMKLIRKTTDQDKK, translated from the exons ATGGCGTACTCTCTGCTTCCCggtgcggctgccgcgccggaggaggaagggcgaggcaggcggaggaagaaaacagatcgcgaggaagagggcgaggacgaagagatgCAGGTGGATGAGGCTCACGAAGAGCGCAAAGACGCGCAGGACAACCGCCGTCTCATCACGTTCCTCAAGGCCacgcggagaggaaaaaTCCAGAAAATCGTGCGCGAGATCTACCTGCGAGATGATTTGCCCTGCGGAATCGCGGGATGCTGCCTCTGCTACGACCCCACAGAAGAAACACAACAAG GCGTCCTGAGCATGGACGAGCGCCTTTTGCTGCTGGACGCCGACGTCGCTCTTCGGCACATCGATTTCCTTCAAGAGGACGCCTGCGTCAACaactgcctcctcctctcctcggtGCTCGCGGAG GTCAAGCGCCGGAATCTCCAGACGTACGCCGCCCTCATGTCGCTTTGCCGTCAAGCGGCAGACGAgtcggcgagcgagagcgcgcaTTCCTTCTTCAAG aaagaagacggcgaaaggagctcgcgctgccACAGGAAGTTCGCAGCCTTCGCAAACGATGTGTTTCGATCGACGTTTGTCGAGCGGCAGGAAG ACGAGACGCTTGAGGCGCGAGATCGCCGGTCGCtcttcgcagctgcgcgctggCTGTCAGACCACGTGCTCGCGGCCGGTGCCGCCGTGGGATTCGAGGAGAGCCGCCTGGGAAAGGTCACGATCCTGACCAacggaaaaaaacgaaaa gcggaggcgctccaaaagggcctcgacgcgctgaCCGTTCGCGAGTTCGTCGAGGAGATGCGTGCGGTTTTtcctgcggcgggcgagaagTTGGCGCAGATG gacgaagacgaggatgATGAAGAGGAGTCAATCCTGGCCTCGTCGGGAGAGAACGCTGCTGCGCTCCAGCTGCAAGCAGCTGAGAAGTTGCGGAAGCGAACGGCGTTCTACGATGCACACatgcgcgaagaggagatcAACCGCAAGCTCAAGTTGGGCGTGCTTCACAAAGGGAAGCTCAGAATGGCTCATgactgctgctggcgcggtGTCGTGCTTCTCCCAGGAG GTCAAGAAGTGCGGATTCGCGGCAAGAAGAACCTCAATCGCGCCGTGGAAGGCGACGTCGTTGCagtgcagctgctggcgcacgaggccgcggctagcggcgacgcggagggcgtcAAGCAGGAAAtcccgcagacgacgagcgcgggcagagccgcagcgacggcggacgaGAGCAAGTTTGAGGCTGAGGCGGAAATCAAGGAAGTCGAGGATGACGCGCAGCTCTTCCCGACGGCTGAGATGACTGACGACGAAGAGAATGAcgagcccgcgccgctggcggcagaAGACCTCAAGGGGAAGGTCGTTGGCATCATCCGCAAGAATCGACGCGAATACTGCGGCACGATTCGCCCGTTTGACAACCCCTTCAGAG tcgaggcggcgacgagcggccTGCCCTCGGAGGTGGTTTTCATCCCCGCAGATCCGCGAATTCCCAACATCATTCTGAAG acgagacggtttgagcagctgctgaacAAGCGCATCGTTGTCGTGATCGACTCCTGGGATCGATTTTCCCGGAATCCGCGG GGGCACTGGACGGAGATTCTGGGCGAGTTCGGGACTGCAGAGGCCGAGGCGAATGTGATTCTTCGCGAACAAG gcgtcgtctcccgcgaCTTCTCGCTGGCCTCAATGCGATGCTTGCCGCCCAAAACCTGGTCGTTCGCGGACATGCCCGAGGCTGAGCGACAGGCGAGACTCGATCTTCGccacgtctgcgtctgctctgTGGATCCGCCGGGCTGCAAAGACATTGACGACGCGCTCAGTCTGGAGGTGCTGGAGAATGGAAACTACCGA GTCGGCGTCCACATCGCAGATGTGACGTACTTCCTCAAGGAAG ACACGGCGCTGGACGAAGAGGCTTCTGAGCGATGCACCACAGTCTACCTAGTGGAGCGCCGAACGGACATGCTTCCCTCTCTGCTGACTACCGATCTGTGCTCCCTTGT CGGGGATCAAGatcgtctcgccttctctgtgcTGTGGGAGATGACCTCGGAAGGCGATattctctcttcgtctttccACAAAACGTTCATCcattcgcgcgcggcgttgACGTATGCGGAGGCGCAAAACATGATTGACGACCCCGGCGACAA aaCGGAGCTGGCGGAGAACCTGCGCAGACTGCTGTTCATTTCGCAGGTCATCCGGCGCAAGCGCATGGAGGCTGGAGCGCTGCAGCTTGCTTCGCCGGACGTGCAGATTATTCGCGACACGTTGaaggacgcgggcgaggagggcgaggcaaAGGCCAAGCGCCAGcggccggcgaagaagccgcagggCGAAAGCGAAGCGACGGCCGGGGCAGACCCGCCCGATGACGAAAACTACGCGGAAGAAGTCTCCCAGGAGGAGGCTTCAGACATCGCCCTGTACCAAGCTCGCGACACAAACAGAATG GTTGAGGACTTCATGCTTCTCGCCAACACGACTGTGGCGGAGAAAATCGTTGAGTACTTCCCGTCTGCGAGTTTGCTTCGCCGACACCCCGACCCCAAGGAGAAGCAACTCCAGATCCTCAGCGAGCTTCTGAAGGGACGTGGCATTCACAACTTCGA CTTTTCGTCTTCCAAACGCCTTGCGGCCTCGCTCAACGCCGTGGCAAAAGCGGCACCGGACCTGGACTTTCTCGTGCGCATTCTGACCACACGCTGCATGAACCAA GCTGTCTACTTCAGCTCTGGAGATATTTTGTCGAACGCGCAGTCCTCGAAGCCGTCAATCAcgtcctcgctgtcttccgcgccttccgcgctggAAGTCAGCCCGTACTTCCACCACTACGGGCTTGCTGCGCCGCTTTACACACACTTCACTTCGCCAATTCGAAGATACGCCGACGTAATTGTCCATCGAATGCTCGCGGCAGCCGTGGGCATCGCCGATGTGCCTCGGGTTTGCCGAAACAAACAAAAG CTGTCGCAGCAGTGCGAGCTGCTCAACCTCAAGCACCGGAACGCGCAAGTCGCGGGTCGGAATAGCGTGCAGTATCACGTGTATCTGTACTTCAAGCACAagggcgcgaaggaggctgTCGGGACAGTGACGAAGGTCAAGAAGAACGGCGCGTTAGTCTACATCCATAAGTATGGCCTCGAAG GTATCGTCTTCTTCAAAGAGCAGGAGTACGCATTTGACGCGGACAAGCAGCATTTGACGCATCGCAGCTCAGGGGAAACTATTCAAATATTCGACTCGCTTCTCGTCCGGATCGAGGCGGAGCACTCAAATGAATTCAG GCCATCGGTGGCAATGAAGCTGATCCGCAAGACGACTGATCAAGACAAGAAGTAG